Proteins from a single region of Amycolatopsis sp. CA-230715:
- a CDS encoding radical SAM protein, protein MTGKCPLSCRHCYADSGPSGTHGSMTRSDWHRVLGEAVELRVEMVQFIGGEPTLYPDLVPLIEYALARGLAVEVFSNLVHVTNEMWDVFSRPRVSLATSYYSDDPAQHAAVTGRPSYTRTKANIAEAVRRGIPLRAGVIDLGDGQRADAAQAELVELGVPSVGYDRVRQVGRGVRDRQASTEQLCGQCGDDVAAISPDGAVWPCVFSRWLPVGNVLDDTLAAILASDEAERVRAELAEAFAERAVTGNKRKGGGGNPGPCQPDCNPNPCQPSCAPRCSPSCSPCAPSRRCWPSYK, encoded by the coding sequence GTGACCGGCAAATGTCCGCTCAGCTGCCGACATTGCTACGCCGATTCGGGACCGTCGGGTACGCATGGCTCGATGACCCGGTCGGACTGGCATCGAGTACTGGGTGAGGCCGTTGAGCTGCGCGTGGAGATGGTGCAGTTCATCGGTGGTGAGCCGACGTTGTATCCCGACCTGGTGCCGTTGATCGAGTACGCGCTGGCGCGCGGGTTAGCCGTCGAGGTGTTCAGCAACCTCGTACACGTCACCAATGAGATGTGGGATGTCTTCTCACGACCGCGGGTCTCGTTGGCAACCTCCTATTACTCCGACGACCCGGCCCAGCACGCGGCGGTCACCGGACGGCCGAGTTACACGCGGACGAAAGCGAACATCGCCGAGGCCGTCCGCCGCGGAATCCCGCTGCGGGCTGGGGTGATCGACCTGGGCGACGGTCAGCGCGCCGACGCCGCACAAGCGGAGCTGGTCGAGCTCGGCGTGCCCTCGGTTGGCTACGACCGAGTACGACAGGTCGGGCGCGGTGTCCGCGACCGCCAGGCCAGCACCGAGCAGCTGTGCGGACAGTGCGGGGACGATGTTGCGGCGATCTCCCCCGACGGCGCGGTCTGGCCATGCGTGTTTTCCCGCTGGCTGCCGGTCGGCAACGTCCTCGACGACACCCTCGCCGCGATCCTGGCGAGCGACGAGGCTGAGCGGGTTCGCGCCGAGTTGGCGGAGGCGTTCGCGGAACGGGCTGTCACCGGCAACAAGAGAAAAGGTGGCGGTGGCAACCCCGGCCCATGTCAACCCGACTGCAATCCGAATCCGTGTCAGCCGAGCTGCGCCCCGCGCTGCTCGCCGTCGTGTAGTCCGTGCGCGCCTAGCCGCCGCTGCTGGCCCTCCTACAAATGA